In Planctomycetia bacterium, one DNA window encodes the following:
- a CDS encoding TlpA family protein disulfide reductase, with product MMKANRITARRGVPASILVASLSLMSLGPGLTGCTTDGYPLDNTYHYQGKAPSAAPPPSTFRYRYPDVPPVLDAEGLKRLVSQYRHHVVLIDFWASWNQRNREEMQMLSRLQEDLADEGFQVIACCFDPPEKWGNVIVPMLHGGNANFPCVVIPESNRAAIREWLHPQWTYDIPARFVISRTGKIVSFGFSDTPLSAIEQQTRDLVRHGLMASPGGITDGRVAQVARVPDSGLRAKIINVKTGSYESIAEVTAGPGDSRKLADAMAAQIAQRIDRGENPRIGVLPFPTGMGRREADALGVLTADYLVEALQKQGFFDFIKPAQTQKLLQQASLTPTSIEYDPGSVKGAIQCDYLVVGWLRESGSASGEQPAQRAKGAESTGVEETPVRPASAGLEREPSRDRFDEPDEGAELETMESIPTKKAASARKPARGESEYEEDVP from the coding sequence ATGATGAAGGCGAATCGAATCACCGCGCGGCGTGGAGTACCAGCATCCATCTTAGTTGCTTCGTTGAGTCTGATGTCGCTGGGTCCTGGTTTGACGGGCTGCACCACCGACGGCTATCCGCTGGACAACACCTATCACTACCAGGGCAAGGCGCCCTCGGCGGCGCCCCCGCCGTCGACGTTCCGTTATCGCTATCCCGACGTGCCGCCGGTGCTCGATGCCGAAGGGTTGAAGCGGCTGGTGTCTCAATATCGTCATCACGTCGTGTTGATCGACTTCTGGGCGTCGTGGAACCAGCGCAATCGGGAAGAGATGCAGATGCTTTCGCGTTTGCAGGAGGACCTGGCCGACGAGGGGTTCCAGGTGATTGCCTGCTGTTTCGACCCGCCGGAGAAGTGGGGCAACGTGATCGTGCCGATGCTGCACGGCGGCAACGCGAATTTTCCATGCGTCGTGATACCGGAATCCAACCGCGCGGCGATTCGGGAATGGCTGCATCCGCAGTGGACGTACGACATTCCCGCGCGATTCGTGATCAGCCGCACCGGCAAGATCGTGAGCTTTGGTTTCTCCGATACGCCGCTTTCTGCCATTGAGCAGCAGACACGCGACCTTGTGCGACACGGGTTGATGGCTTCGCCCGGAGGCATTACGGATGGCCGCGTCGCACAGGTGGCGAGGGTTCCGGACAGCGGTCTGCGAGCCAAGATCATCAATGTGAAGACCGGATCGTACGAATCCATCGCCGAGGTGACGGCCGGTCCGGGTGATTCTCGAAAGCTGGCCGACGCGATGGCCGCGCAAATCGCGCAGCGAATCGACCGTGGAGAGAATCCTCGGATCGGCGTGCTGCCGTTCCCCACGGGGATGGGCCGTCGCGAGGCGGATGCGCTCGGTGTTCTGACGGCGGATTACCTGGTCGAAGCGTTGCAGAAGCAGGGATTCTTTGACTTCATCAAGCCGGCGCAGACGCAGAAGCTGCTGCAGCAGGCAAGCCTGACGCCGACGTCGATCGAATATGATCCGGGCAGCGTGAAGGGGGCGATCCAGTGCGACTACCTCGTCGTGGGCTGGTTGCGCGAGTCGGGATCGGCATCGGGCGAACAACCGGCGCAGCGTGCGAAGGGCGCCGAATCAACCGGCGTGGAGGAAACGCCGGTTCGGCCGGCATCGGCGGGGCTGGAACGCGAGCCGAGCCGTGATCGATTTGACGAGCCGGACGAAGGCGCGGAGTTGGAAACGATGGAATCCATACCGACGAAAAAGGCGGCCAGCGCCCGCAAGCCCGCCCGGGGCGAGTCGGAGTATGAGGAAGACGTGCCTTGA
- a CDS encoding FKBP-type peptidyl-prolyl cis-trans isomerase: protein MNALEQARAFALSKGADLSKAQTSRTGLCHIDVTEGTGPSPKPTDKVTVHYTGWLPDGKKFDSSRDRGQPAAFGLNQVISGWTEGVGSMKVGGRRMLIIPPDLGYGAAGAGGVIPPNATLVFDVELLKIG from the coding sequence ATGAACGCACTGGAACAAGCCAGGGCCTTCGCCCTATCCAAGGGCGCCGATCTCTCCAAGGCGCAGACCAGCCGGACCGGCCTGTGCCACATCGATGTGACCGAGGGCACCGGTCCCTCTCCGAAGCCGACTGACAAGGTCACGGTGCATTACACCGGCTGGCTGCCCGACGGGAAGAAGTTCGACTCCTCGCGCGATCGCGGCCAGCCTGCCGCCTTCGGATTGAACCAGGTCATTTCCGGATGGACCGAGGGCGTCGGCTCCATGAAGGTCGGCGGCCGGCGCATGCTCATCATCCCGCCCGACCTGGGCTACGGCGCGGCCGGCGCCGGCGGCGTCATCCCGCCAAACGCTACACTTGTATTCGATGTGGAACTGCTGAAAATCGGCTGA
- a CDS encoding ABC transporter ATP-binding protein, giving the protein MDSLRDVLARSLRRFRRHPTDATGRASGESRHDFWAVDDVSFEVNPGEAFGIIGPNGAGKSTLLKLLAGIMPPTRGEIDITGRVSALIELGAGFHGDLTGRENIYLNASILGLSRRETAARFDDIVAFAGIGEFLDTPVKRYSSGMHARLGFAVAAHVEPQVLLVDEVLSVGDRAFRARCMDKMREFLRHGVAIVFVSHDLGAVQRFCHRAMVLSHGRPAFIGPAVRAVGHYWEVSGETTPHAAAPGAGARVRNLRLNGIEPGDSAVFHPGEALRFEFDVAYSMEMLRPSYGLSLIRLDDQAVVFETSSTRLNAVAPPAQPGESHHVCYEFLANVVPGAYAIGLHVREATGSHYAVFDTHAARLIIDGESLSGGPVHVAPRVAIARQSDSPAPVLRNSLCAGAV; this is encoded by the coding sequence ATGGATTCCCTGCGCGATGTGCTGGCGCGATCGCTCCGACGATTCCGTCGCCATCCAACCGATGCAACGGGCCGCGCATCCGGTGAGTCCCGGCACGATTTCTGGGCCGTGGACGACGTCTCGTTTGAAGTGAACCCCGGCGAGGCCTTCGGCATCATCGGCCCGAACGGCGCGGGCAAGAGCACGCTGCTGAAGCTGCTCGCCGGCATCATGCCGCCGACGCGCGGCGAGATTGATATCACCGGTCGGGTCTCCGCGCTGATCGAACTGGGCGCGGGCTTTCACGGCGACCTGACCGGCCGCGAGAACATCTACCTGAACGCGAGCATCCTCGGCCTGTCGCGCCGCGAGACGGCAGCTCGGTTCGACGACATTGTAGCGTTCGCCGGGATCGGCGAGTTCCTCGACACACCCGTGAAACGCTACAGCAGCGGCATGCACGCGCGGCTGGGGTTTGCCGTCGCGGCGCACGTCGAGCCGCAGGTGCTCCTGGTCGACGAGGTGCTGTCGGTGGGTGATCGCGCCTTCCGAGCGCGCTGCATGGACAAGATGCGCGAGTTTCTCCGCCATGGCGTCGCGATTGTCTTCGTCTCACACGATCTCGGCGCGGTGCAGCGATTCTGTCATCGCGCCATGGTCCTGTCGCACGGCCGCCCCGCGTTCATCGGACCGGCCGTCCGCGCCGTCGGCCATTACTGGGAAGTCTCCGGCGAAACGACGCCCCATGCCGCGGCTCCGGGCGCGGGCGCGCGGGTTCGCAACCTGCGCCTGAACGGAATCGAGCCGGGCGATTCGGCTGTCTTCCATCCCGGTGAGGCCCTGCGGTTTGAATTTGATGTCGCGTACTCGATGGAAATGCTCCGGCCTTCCTACGGTCTGTCGCTGATTCGCCTCGACGACCAGGCGGTGGTGTTTGAAACGAGCAGCACGCGCCTGAACGCCGTGGCGCCACCCGCGCAGCCCGGCGAGTCGCATCACGTTTGCTACGAGTTCCTCGCGAACGTCGTCCCCGGCGCGTACGCCATCGGCTTGCACGTGCGTGAGGCAACCGGCTCGCACTACGCCGTATTCGACACGCATGCGGCGCGCCTGATCATCGACGGGGAGTCCCTTTCCGGCGGCCCGGTCCACGTCGCGCCGCGCGTCGCCATCGCGCGACAAAGCGATTCTCCCGCGCCGGTCCTTCGCAATTCGCTTTGCGCCGGCGCGGTTTAG
- the fusA gene encoding elongation factor G, translated as MWAGSSQTGWQRSGSWRPSGFDLHAPSAPGWPLLFAQRCATEYSAPFDRNGWCPLSGKSSEEGRTSDSRLAKVRNIGIAAHIDAGKTTTTERVLYYAGRTHKIGEVDDGTTTTDFDEQEQQRGITIFSAAVTLSWRDHSINLIDTPGHVDFTAEVERSLRVLDGAVVVFDSKEGVEAQSETVWRQASKYKVPRICFLNKMDKIGADFFASVTSIAERLDSHPIPVQIPIGAEGTFSGIVDLVEMKAYRFTGQQGATVEAFEIPCELLDEAKQWRHNLEEKAAELDDDVMHKYLEGQPLDPAEIRAALRKGTLALKANPIFCGSSLKNMGVQKMLDGVVDYLPSPLDRPPVEGFVSLKDHAIIHRSARRDEPMSALVFKIVAEKPMDLYYVRVYSGVFKGGSRVFNANTGEKENVSRMFRMFAKRREQIDEAGPGDIVAVVGLKSALTGHTLCEPRDPIVLERIEFPTPVISVSVEPKNTKDKELLLETLGKMARQDPTFKHFYNPETGQTLISGMGELHLEVLTYKLEKDFKVPVRVGQPLVAYREAITKRAEAEGRFIRQTGGHGQYAVVKLRVEPFTPAKGGEQFEFFNEIGGGKIKYEYVQAVERGVRDCLPMGVLAGYEILNVRATLLDGQEHEVDSSELAFESAGRLAFEEACRNAGPVMLEPIMRLIVTVPDDYFGPVSGDLSARRGIIEDTEIRGRDRVIHARVPLAEMFQYSTRVRTLTQGRASWSMEPLTYEAMPENLQNELLRKHGYV; from the coding sequence ATGTGGGCGGGATCGTCGCAGACGGGTTGGCAACGCAGCGGCTCCTGGCGGCCAAGCGGATTCGATTTGCATGCGCCATCGGCTCCTGGGTGGCCGCTCCTGTTTGCGCAGCGCTGTGCGACCGAGTATAGTGCCCCGTTTGATCGAAACGGATGGTGCCCTTTGAGCGGGAAGTCATCGGAGGAAGGCCGTACCAGCGATTCGCGCCTGGCGAAGGTGCGGAACATCGGGATCGCCGCGCACATCGACGCGGGCAAGACGACGACGACCGAGCGCGTGCTGTACTACGCGGGGCGGACGCACAAGATCGGCGAGGTCGACGACGGCACGACGACGACCGATTTCGACGAGCAGGAGCAACAGCGCGGGATTACCATCTTCAGCGCGGCGGTGACGCTTTCGTGGCGCGATCACTCGATCAATCTGATTGATACGCCGGGCCACGTCGATTTCACCGCCGAGGTGGAGCGCAGCCTGCGCGTGCTGGATGGCGCGGTCGTGGTGTTTGATTCGAAGGAAGGCGTCGAGGCCCAGTCGGAGACGGTGTGGCGACAGGCGTCGAAATACAAGGTTCCGCGGATTTGTTTTTTGAACAAAATGGACAAAATCGGGGCGGACTTCTTCGCCTCGGTGACGTCCATCGCCGAGCGGCTTGATTCGCATCCGATCCCCGTGCAGATTCCCATTGGGGCAGAGGGGACGTTTTCAGGCATCGTTGATCTCGTTGAAATGAAGGCCTATCGCTTCACGGGGCAGCAGGGCGCGACGGTCGAGGCGTTTGAGATTCCCTGCGAACTGCTCGACGAAGCAAAGCAATGGCGGCACAACCTTGAAGAGAAAGCCGCCGAGCTGGACGACGACGTGATGCACAAGTATCTCGAAGGCCAACCGCTTGATCCGGCTGAGATTCGCGCTGCCCTGCGCAAGGGCACGCTGGCCCTGAAGGCCAACCCGATCTTCTGCGGCTCGTCGCTCAAGAACATGGGCGTTCAGAAGATGCTCGACGGCGTGGTGGATTATCTGCCCTCGCCGCTGGATCGGCCGCCGGTGGAGGGCTTCGTCTCGCTGAAAGATCACGCGATCATTCATCGTTCGGCTCGGCGCGACGAGCCGATGAGCGCGCTGGTGTTCAAGATTGTCGCCGAGAAGCCGATGGACCTTTACTACGTTCGGGTCTACTCCGGCGTGTTCAAGGGCGGCTCGCGCGTCTTCAATGCGAACACCGGCGAGAAAGAAAACGTCAGCCGCATGTTCCGCATGTTCGCCAAGCGGCGCGAGCAGATCGACGAAGCCGGCCCGGGTGATATCGTCGCGGTGGTGGGGCTGAAAAGCGCGTTGACGGGCCACACGCTCTGCGAGCCGCGTGATCCGATCGTGCTGGAGCGCATCGAATTTCCCACGCCGGTCATCAGCGTATCGGTCGAACCGAAGAACACGAAGGACAAGGAACTGCTGCTCGAAACGCTCGGCAAGATGGCGCGGCAGGACCCGACGTTCAAGCACTTTTACAACCCCGAAACGGGTCAGACGCTGATCTCCGGCATGGGCGAGCTGCACCTCGAAGTGCTGACGTACAAACTGGAGAAGGACTTCAAGGTGCCGGTGCGCGTGGGGCAGCCGCTGGTGGCCTATCGCGAGGCGATCACGAAGCGCGCCGAGGCCGAGGGGCGGTTCATCCGTCAGACGGGTGGTCATGGGCAATACGCCGTCGTGAAGCTGCGCGTCGAGCCGTTCACGCCGGCCAAGGGCGGCGAGCAGTTTGAGTTTTTCAACGAGATCGGCGGAGGCAAGATCAAGTATGAGTATGTGCAGGCCGTGGAGCGCGGTGTGCGCGACTGCCTGCCGATGGGCGTGCTGGCGGGGTACGAGATCCTGAACGTGCGGGCGACGCTGCTCGACGGCCAGGAGCACGAGGTGGACAGCTCGGAGCTGGCGTTTGAAAGCGCCGGGCGGCTGGCCTTTGAAGAAGCCTGTCGAAATGCAGGCCCGGTGATGCTCGAACCGATCATGCGATTAATCGTGACGGTGCCGGATGATTACTTCGGCCCGGTCAGCGGCGACCTGTCGGCGCGGCGCGGGATCATCGAAGACACGGAAATCCGCGGGCGCGACCGTGTGATTCACGCGCGCGTGCCGCTGGCGGAGATGTTCCAGTATTCGACGCGCGTGCGCACGCTCACGCAGGGGCGGGCAAGCTGGTCGATGGAGCCGCTGACCTACGAAGCCATGCCGGAAAATTTGCAAAACGAGCTGTTGCGCAAACACGGGTACGTTTAG